Within the Burkholderia ubonensis genome, the region CTGTTCCACTACAACATCTTCAAGGAAAGCGTGTCGGTCCTGAAGGACATCGACGTCGACCTGCACGCGCTCGCGACCTGGTGGGACGTGCTGCGCGTCGCGAAGGCGTCGGGCTACTTCGAGACGAAGACGCTCGACGAAGTCGAGAAATTCCTGCACTCGCCGGCCGAGTGGTCGGCCGCGCACGGCGGCGCCACGGCCCCGAAAGAATGACGCCACCCCGGCCACGCTGCCGGCGCCCAGGCTGAAACGGCCGCCCGCGACCTCGCGGGCGGTTTTTTTTCGTCCGTCGATCCAGATCAGCATCGGGCCGCGTCCGCGGCCACGGCATGCGTCGCTCATCGAACCCTAATGCTAGACTTGCTCCATCGCCGCCATCGGCTGCGCGCGCAACCACCTACAACGCCAATCACGCCGGGAGCGTCGGCCCGGCCCACGTGACGGGAGAAGCGCCATATGCGTGTGGGTCGCCGGATCACCTCACCTGCGCCACCCGGTCGTACGGCTCCGTTCATCGCTACCCTGCTCTGCGCCGCCGCCGCCGCGTTGGCCACGTTCGCCACCGCGCCCGCGCGCGCGGAAGGCCCGTTCACCGTCACGAGCACCGACCTCGCGCCCGGTGGGCGCGTCGGCGCCGCGCAGGTGTTCGACCGCGGCGACTGCAAGGGCGCGAACCGCTCGCCGCAACTGTCGTGGCGCAATCCGCCGCCCGGCACGCGCGGCTATGCGATCACGATGTTCGACCCGGACGCGCCCGGCCACGGCTGGTGGCACTGGGCCGTCGCGAGCCTGCCGCTGACCGTCACGAGCCTGCCCGCCGATGCGAGCGCGTCGGGCCTCCTGCGGCGCATCGGCGCGAGCGAGGCGCGCAACGATTTCGGCATCGACGGCTATGGCGGCCCATGCCCGCCGCCCGGCAAGCCGCATCGCTACGTGATCACCATCTACGCGCTGAAGAGCACCGACCTGCGCATCGGCCAGGGCCGCCCCGCGCCGATGTTCGAGCACGAGATCGGCACGCAGGCGATCGGCACCGCGCAGCTCACCGTCACCTACGGGCGATGAGCGCAGGCGGGCGTCGCGATCGCTTCGGCGCGCGAACGTCCACGCACCGCGCGCCGTTCTCCCGTCATTTCGGCTTGCTAGACTCCACCGCAGCGGTCGCGGCATCCCGCCGCGCACCCGTCGCGCCGCCCCGCTGCGGCGCGTGACGCGGCAGGCCGCGGCGGCCGCCGTGTCGTCCCCTTCCGGAGAACGCCCCATGTCGAACATCGTCATCGTCTATCACAGCGGCTACGGCCATACGAAGAAGCTGGCCGAAGCCGTCCACGCCGGCGCGCAGGACACGGGGGCGCACGTGCGCCTCGTCGCGGTCGGCGACCTCGACGACGCAGGCTGGGCCGCGCTCGACGCGGCCGACGCGATCGTGTTCGGCGCGCCGACCTACATGGGCGGCCCGTCGGCGCAGTTCAAGACGTTCGCCGACGCGACGTCGAAAGCGTGGTTCACGCAGAAATGGAAAGACAAGATCGCCGCGGGCTTCACGAACTCCGCGACGATGAACGGCGACAAGTTCTCGACGATTCAATATTTCGTCACGCTGGCGATGCAGCACGGGATGGTGTGGGTCGGCACGGGCCTGATGCCGGCCAACTCGAAGGCGGCCACGCGCAACGACATCAACTTCGTCGGCGGCTTCACGGGCCTGCTCG harbors:
- a CDS encoding YbhB/YbcL family Raf kinase inhibitor-like protein, whose protein sequence is MRVGRRITSPAPPGRTAPFIATLLCAAAAALATFATAPARAEGPFTVTSTDLAPGGRVGAAQVFDRGDCKGANRSPQLSWRNPPPGTRGYAITMFDPDAPGHGWWHWAVASLPLTVTSLPADASASGLLRRIGASEARNDFGIDGYGGPCPPPGKPHRYVITIYALKSTDLRIGQGRPAPMFEHEIGTQAIGTAQLTVTYGR
- a CDS encoding flavodoxin family protein, whose translation is MSNIVIVYHSGYGHTKKLAEAVHAGAQDTGAHVRLVAVGDLDDAGWAALDAADAIVFGAPTYMGGPSAQFKTFADATSKAWFTQKWKDKIAAGFTNSATMNGDKFSTIQYFVTLAMQHGMVWVGTGLMPANSKAATRNDINFVGGFTGLLAQSPSDASPDEAPLPGDLETAKAFGRRVAEATARWIAGGR